From Actinomyces slackii, a single genomic window includes:
- a CDS encoding sulfite exporter TauE/SafE family protein: MLIAAAALAGIAKTALPGAATIAVALCAAVLPAKESTGAMLLMLMTGDLLAVWAYRRDADLAMLRRLVPAVVTGVAAGAIFLALASNDSTRRVIGALLLALIAITLWQRRRAVGSPSPAVEQSPTAPRAPGLSATAASPAARLIYGSLAGFTTMVANAGGPVTSMYFLACRYPVKAFLGTTAWFFFAVNLVKLPFSVSIGLVNPTTVALAVAVAPVVVLAALAGRRLAQRMEQRIFEPVVIALTIISALPLLV, from the coding sequence ATGCTCATCGCGGCCGCCGCCCTGGCCGGCATCGCCAAGACCGCGCTGCCCGGGGCCGCCACCATCGCCGTCGCCCTGTGCGCAGCCGTCCTGCCCGCCAAGGAGTCCACCGGCGCCATGCTGCTCATGCTCATGACCGGGGACCTGCTGGCCGTGTGGGCCTACCGGCGCGACGCCGACCTCGCCATGCTGCGCCGGCTCGTGCCCGCCGTGGTGACCGGGGTCGCGGCCGGGGCGATCTTCCTGGCCCTGGCCTCCAACGACTCCACCCGCCGGGTCATCGGCGCCCTCCTGCTGGCCCTCATCGCCATCACCCTGTGGCAGCGCCGTCGGGCCGTCGGCTCCCCCTCCCCCGCCGTCGAGCAGTCCCCCACCGCCCCGAGGGCGCCGGGGCTGTCGGCCACCGCCGCCTCGCCTGCCGCGCGCCTGATCTACGGCTCCCTGGCCGGCTTCACCACCATGGTCGCCAATGCCGGTGGCCCGGTGACCTCCATGTACTTCCTGGCCTGCCGCTACCCGGTCAAGGCCTTCCTGGGCACCACCGCCTGGTTCTTCTTCGCCGTCAACCTGGTCAAGCTGCCCTTCTCGGTGTCCATCGGCCTGGTCAACCCCACCACTGTCGCACTGGCGGTCGCCGTCGCCCCGGTGGTGGTCCTCGCCGCGCTGGCCGGCCGCCGCCTGGCCCAGCGCATGGAGCAGCGGATCTTCGAGCCCGTGGTCATCGCGCTGACGATCATCTCAGCGCTGCCCCTGCTGGTCTGA
- a CDS encoding sugar phosphate isomerase/epimerase family protein — protein MTLKTLNYGAYTACLQDRPLAQALDVLKEAGLSGAEVNAGGFIPSPHCPVDALLASQTAREDYLGIFEDKGMSLLGLNTSGNPVSPLPNEGLKHSHDVRQTIELAGALGVKEIVTMSGTPGTDPTAKYPTWVVNPWNGIDMEILDYQWSVVVPFFKEVDAIARDNDVQVCLELHPRNLVFNVPSFERLIEETGATNVKVNMDPSHLFWQQMDPIAATERLGSLIGHVHAKDTKIFPGAAYRGVLDTDFGHVPPEAEGKVPVAYNYWCNAWPQDPAWRFVAFGLGHDTAYWTRFLAAIAEVNPEMNVNIEHEDAEYGNVEGLRISAANLLEAAAAL, from the coding sequence TCCTCAAGGAGGCCGGCCTGAGCGGCGCGGAGGTCAACGCCGGCGGATTCATCCCCTCCCCCCACTGCCCCGTCGACGCCCTGCTGGCCTCCCAGACCGCCCGCGAGGACTACCTGGGGATCTTCGAGGACAAGGGCATGAGCCTGCTGGGCCTCAACACCTCCGGCAACCCCGTCTCGCCCCTGCCCAACGAGGGCCTCAAGCACAGCCACGACGTGCGCCAGACCATCGAGCTGGCGGGCGCGCTGGGGGTCAAGGAGATCGTCACCATGTCCGGCACGCCCGGCACCGACCCCACGGCGAAGTACCCCACCTGGGTGGTCAACCCGTGGAACGGCATCGACATGGAGATCCTGGACTACCAGTGGAGCGTCGTCGTCCCCTTCTTCAAGGAGGTTGACGCCATCGCCCGCGACAACGACGTCCAGGTCTGCCTGGAGCTCCACCCGCGCAACCTCGTGTTCAACGTGCCCTCCTTCGAGCGGCTCATCGAGGAGACCGGGGCCACCAACGTCAAGGTCAACATGGACCCCTCGCACCTGTTCTGGCAGCAGATGGACCCCATCGCCGCCACCGAGCGCCTGGGGAGCCTCATCGGCCATGTCCACGCCAAGGACACCAAGATCTTCCCCGGCGCCGCCTACCGCGGCGTGCTCGACACCGACTTCGGCCACGTCCCGCCCGAGGCCGAGGGCAAGGTCCCCGTGGCCTACAACTACTGGTGCAATGCCTGGCCCCAGGACCCGGCCTGGCGCTTCGTGGCCTTCGGCCTGGGCCACGACACCGCCTACTGGACCCGGTTCCTGGCCGCCATCGCCGAGGTCAACCCGGAGATGAACGTCAACATCGAGCATGAGGACGCCGAGTACGGCAATGTCGAGGGCCTGCGGATCTCCGCCGCGAACCTCCTGGAGGCCGCAGCCGCGCTGTGA